In Mytilus galloprovincialis chromosome 1, xbMytGall1.hap1.1, whole genome shotgun sequence, the following are encoded in one genomic region:
- the LOC143058820 gene encoding unhealthy ribosome biogenesis protein 2 homolog isoform X1 codes for MSQVSLTYTRLLFWLIKEGDQDVLSQKPNVTTDLIGCIHMIDRLFTLISTHKEEFSKVAVYVVADYVDHVHQHTLLPAVKKALVSAVYKLLDISDKHVLAQLHTVLNQGVKEVVKGLYSDYLNFYKYTGRV; via the exons ATGTCTCAAGTTTCCTTAACCTACACACGTTTGCTATTCTGGTTAATCAAGGAAGGTGACCAGGATGTTTTATCACAAAAGCCAAATGTAACAACAGATTTGATTGGCTGTATCCATATGATTGACAG ATTATTTACTTTAATATCAACACACAAAGAAGAGTTTAGTAAAGTAGCAGTTTATGTTGTAGCTGATTATGTTGATCATGTTCATCAACATACACTACTACCAGCTGTTAAG aaagcACTGGTTTCAGCAGTATATAAACTTTTAGATATCAGTGACAAGCATGTTCTAGCTCAGCTCCACACAGTGCTGAATCAGGGAGTTAAGGAGGTGGTTAAAGGACTTTATAGTGACTATTTAAACTTCTATAAGTATACTGGACGAGTGTAG